The following are from one region of the Rosistilla carotiformis genome:
- a CDS encoding ArsR/SmtB family transcription factor: protein MEIKEAVIALSALAQESRLEVFRLLAKLGPEGLPAGQIAETLDIPSATLSFHLKELSHAGLVVSHKEGRSVIYAINVQGMNCLMGFLTKDCCQGRPELCTPTSCDTATKKQTTKKKPSQKGAVK, encoded by the coding sequence ATGGAAATAAAAGAAGCTGTCATCGCGCTATCGGCACTCGCCCAGGAATCGCGGCTGGAGGTGTTCCGGTTGCTTGCCAAGCTGGGGCCCGAAGGGTTACCAGCGGGTCAGATCGCCGAAACACTCGACATCCCTTCGGCCACGCTCTCCTTCCACCTGAAGGAGCTGTCGCATGCAGGACTTGTCGTTTCGCACAAAGAGGGACGGTCGGTGATCTATGCAATCAACGTCCAAGGGATGAATTGCTTGATGGGATTTCTCACCAAAGATTGTTGCCAGGGGCGGCCGGAACTGTGCACTCCAACGAGTTGCGACACAGCGACGAAGAAGCAAACCACCAAGAAAAAGCCATCGCAAAAAGGGGCTGTTAAATGA
- a CDS encoding VIT domain-containing protein, whose protein sequence is MSRTIATVATCASLCLTLFWISPAQAQGLLIASEPGIGDRLPRPIRPPWRPSPNPRPPQPTTPGFLYNIARLEIDASIQGQIAQVQVDQTFKNVTSRTLQVKFVFPLPDDGAIDQMTFMVDGEELTGRLLEADKAREIYEGYVRRSKDPALVQWIGHGMFQTQVFPVPPGAERTVTLQYSQICRRSGSMNDWTLPLAPTQFTSQPIGEIVIRGRIRSDAKLGNVYSPTHEVDFDRRDDHRSEFKYTAKKHVPESDFRVLWEAGDSPLQISLITHRPDPKEDGYFLMLLQPSLPESDPANAKVGKNIVVVVDKSGSMRGEKIEQARRASRYVVDQLKPQDRFTLITYDSDVDTFNNELIAADPATHEDATDYIDSILAGGSTNIDAALSKALAATKGSDGPAYVVFMSDGQPTVGEKNGMKIADKASKQIASGTRLFSLGIGHDVNSRLLDKLAEVCFGQTMYVRPGEPLDDVVKKLYDRIGAPALTGAKLAITVDGRQGGTRMLYPSEIYDLFSGDQLVIAGRYRRDGDVQIKLTGDFQGESQEFVFDGKFAKQTDESKNVFVERLWATRRIGQIIDEIDLYGEQSELVDELILLSKKHGILTPYTAYLAEEKTDLNDRAAGRELAQVQLHRLHAESGADAFHQRSFKSQLKQANRGIQSSNQSIIAPAAPASGASRSLGQTWSNAGNATSPRFQGGMASGSVASPTPNAPAVGPEAPHNSLPRVKQIATKTFYLKNDRYVDAEATKEQIEAATKVTQFSEAYFGLLDKLGQKMNPYLTESSEILVVVDGKPYLILPQ, encoded by the coding sequence ATGTCGCGAACAATTGCCACGGTCGCCACCTGCGCCAGCCTGTGCCTGACGCTGTTCTGGATCTCTCCAGCCCAGGCGCAAGGCCTGCTGATAGCATCGGAACCTGGGATCGGCGATCGGTTGCCACGGCCAATCCGACCGCCGTGGCGGCCCAGTCCGAATCCTCGGCCGCCGCAGCCGACGACTCCCGGTTTCCTGTACAACATCGCCCGCCTGGAAATTGACGCTTCGATCCAGGGGCAGATCGCTCAAGTACAAGTCGATCAGACGTTTAAGAATGTCACAAGTCGAACCCTACAGGTGAAATTTGTCTTCCCGCTGCCCGACGATGGAGCGATCGATCAGATGACTTTTATGGTCGATGGCGAAGAGTTGACCGGTCGGCTGTTGGAAGCGGACAAAGCGCGGGAGATCTACGAGGGGTACGTGCGGCGCAGCAAAGATCCGGCGTTGGTGCAGTGGATTGGGCATGGAATGTTCCAAACGCAAGTCTTTCCCGTGCCGCCGGGAGCCGAGCGAACGGTGACGCTACAGTATTCGCAGATCTGCCGCCGCAGCGGTTCGATGAACGACTGGACGCTACCGCTGGCACCCACTCAGTTCACCAGCCAACCGATCGGAGAGATCGTGATCCGCGGCCGGATCCGCAGCGACGCAAAACTGGGCAACGTCTACAGTCCCACGCACGAAGTCGATTTCGATCGCCGAGACGATCATCGCAGCGAATTCAAATACACGGCCAAGAAGCATGTCCCCGAGAGCGACTTTCGCGTGTTGTGGGAAGCGGGAGACAGCCCGTTGCAGATCTCGCTGATCACCCATCGACCTGATCCGAAGGAAGATGGCTATTTCTTGATGTTGTTGCAGCCGTCGCTGCCCGAGTCCGATCCGGCAAACGCCAAGGTTGGCAAGAACATCGTGGTCGTGGTCGACAAGAGTGGCAGCATGCGAGGCGAGAAGATCGAACAAGCCCGCCGAGCGTCGCGGTACGTGGTCGACCAATTGAAGCCGCAAGACCGATTCACCCTGATCACCTACGATAGCGACGTCGACACGTTCAACAACGAACTGATCGCAGCCGATCCCGCAACGCACGAGGACGCAACCGATTACATCGATTCGATTTTGGCTGGCGGCAGCACCAACATCGATGCCGCGCTCAGCAAAGCCTTGGCGGCGACCAAGGGAAGCGACGGGCCAGCTTATGTGGTTTTCATGAGCGATGGCCAGCCGACCGTAGGCGAGAAAAACGGGATGAAGATTGCCGATAAAGCGTCCAAACAAATCGCTTCTGGAACGCGATTGTTCAGTTTGGGGATCGGCCACGATGTGAACAGCCGACTGTTGGACAAACTGGCGGAAGTCTGCTTCGGTCAAACGATGTATGTTCGTCCGGGGGAACCGTTGGATGATGTTGTCAAAAAACTCTACGACCGCATTGGCGCTCCGGCGCTGACCGGTGCCAAGCTGGCGATCACCGTCGATGGACGCCAGGGAGGGACGCGCATGCTCTATCCCTCCGAAATCTACGACCTCTTCTCGGGCGATCAACTAGTGATCGCGGGACGCTACCGCCGCGATGGCGATGTGCAGATCAAGCTGACGGGAGATTTTCAGGGTGAGTCGCAGGAGTTCGTCTTCGATGGCAAATTTGCGAAACAGACCGACGAATCGAAAAATGTCTTCGTCGAACGCTTATGGGCGACGCGTCGGATCGGTCAGATCATCGACGAGATCGATCTGTATGGAGAGCAGAGTGAATTGGTGGACGAATTGATTCTTCTGTCGAAGAAGCATGGAATCCTGACTCCCTACACCGCTTATCTGGCCGAAGAGAAGACCGATCTGAACGATCGCGCCGCGGGCCGCGAATTGGCTCAAGTACAACTGCACCGATTGCATGCCGAATCGGGAGCCGACGCCTTCCATCAGCGTTCGTTTAAATCGCAGCTGAAACAAGCGAATCGTGGAATCCAAAGTTCCAATCAATCGATCATTGCCCCCGCAGCGCCGGCGTCCGGTGCAAGCCGAAGCTTGGGACAAACTTGGAGCAACGCAGGCAACGCAACCAGTCCGCGTTTCCAAGGCGGAATGGCTAGCGGTTCCGTCGCCAGCCCAACGCCGAACGCGCCGGCGGTTGGACCCGAGGCCCCACACAACAGCTTGCCTCGCGTTAAACAGATCGCGACCAAAACGTTCTACCTGAAGAACGATCGCTACGTTGATGCCGAAGCAACGAAAGAGCAGATCGAAGCGGCGACCAAGGTCACTCAGTTCAGCGAAGCCTACTTTGGTCTCCTGGATAAACTGGGCCAGAAGATGAATCCCTATCTCACCGAATCGTCGGAGATCTTGGTGGTTGTCGATGGCAAGCCGTATTTGATTCTGCCGCAATAA
- a CDS encoding outer membrane protein assembly factor BamB family protein — protein sequence MRTITFTACLLLIPMTAWGDDWLGFRGFGGRADSPQSNPPAEFSAEEGKNIAWHAETVGRGIAGPLVVGDLVIATSCGGIDERDISVEAFDAATGKRVWVRTLLALGRPFTHPTSANAAPTPASDGEKIFALYSSCDLVCLDREGGIVWYRGLGVDHPKTGSDVSMSSSPVVIDDVVMVQLECQGDSFVAGLDKNSGKTLWHLDRPRVANFASPLAVPLPSGRQALFLSCSQSATIVDPASGEVIWETELDCKTTPSASVAGSTLVIPTAGLIAFDLTSDAPKPLWESDRLKARSASPVISGNRIYLAQGSVLVAGDLASGDEIWKQRIKGIGSQWATPVATQTGLFVFDDKGNCAVVKDNGDEAEVLAVSKIDGPMLASPAVSGDAIFARTENALWKIATK from the coding sequence ATGCGAACGATCACCTTCACTGCCTGTCTGCTGTTGATTCCGATGACCGCATGGGGCGACGACTGGTTGGGCTTCCGTGGTTTTGGCGGCCGCGCCGACTCACCGCAGTCCAATCCGCCGGCGGAGTTTTCCGCCGAAGAGGGGAAGAACATCGCCTGGCATGCAGAGACCGTCGGTCGTGGGATCGCCGGTCCGTTAGTCGTTGGCGATCTGGTGATCGCGACCAGCTGTGGCGGGATCGACGAACGGGACATCTCGGTCGAAGCCTTTGATGCGGCCACTGGCAAACGAGTTTGGGTGCGGACGCTGTTGGCATTGGGCCGGCCGTTTACGCATCCGACCAGCGCCAACGCCGCTCCGACGCCAGCCAGCGACGGCGAGAAGATCTTTGCACTCTATAGTTCCTGCGATCTGGTCTGCTTGGATCGCGAGGGGGGAATCGTTTGGTATCGCGGGCTGGGCGTCGATCATCCCAAGACGGGGAGCGACGTCAGCATGAGCAGTTCGCCGGTGGTGATCGACGACGTGGTGATGGTTCAGTTGGAATGCCAAGGGGATTCGTTTGTCGCAGGGTTGGACAAAAACAGCGGAAAAACGTTGTGGCATCTCGATCGGCCGCGGGTTGCCAATTTCGCTTCACCGCTTGCGGTTCCGTTGCCCAGCGGTCGGCAGGCCCTGTTCCTCTCCTGCTCTCAGTCGGCGACAATCGTCGACCCGGCCAGCGGAGAAGTGATCTGGGAGACCGAGCTCGATTGCAAGACAACACCCTCGGCTTCGGTTGCCGGATCGACGCTGGTCATCCCGACGGCCGGTCTGATCGCGTTTGATTTGACGAGCGATGCGCCGAAGCCCCTGTGGGAATCGGATCGCTTGAAAGCTCGCAGCGCCAGCCCGGTGATCTCCGGCAATCGCATCTACCTGGCTCAAGGTTCGGTCCTGGTAGCGGGCGATTTGGCTAGCGGAGACGAGATTTGGAAGCAGCGGATCAAGGGGATTGGATCGCAGTGGGCGACGCCCGTTGCCACCCAGACCGGCCTGTTTGTATTTGATGACAAAGGGAATTGCGCGGTCGTGAAAGACAACGGCGACGAAGCGGAGGTGCTGGCGGTCTCGAAGATCGACGGCCCGATGCTCGCGTCGCCAGCGGTCTCCGGCGACGCGATTTTTGCCCGCACCGAAAACGCACTTTGGAAAATTGCCACGAAATGA
- the aroA gene encoding 3-phosphoshikimate 1-carboxyvinyltransferase, which produces MSESSQTTVEVQPSGQVNGSIRPPGSKSLTNRALICAALARGTTHLTGVLRSEDTEVMIDALRQLDVRIDLSPDGRVADVSGIGGSDASHKAEVYVANSGTTIRFLTAMLSALGGNYRLHGIDRMHQRPIGDLLTAINQTGGGASSEQGDGCPPVRIDSQGWQGGKVTVGGNVSSQYLSGIMMAAPLSRSPLEIHVEGELVSRPYVDMTLAVIRSFGVDVTETTPGVFAVQAPCVYQAIEYDIEPDASAASYFWAAAAVSGGTVKVEGLTRAALQGDVGFVDCLAKMGCTVTDAPDGITVAAGGPLRGIDVDMNQISDTVQTLSVVALFAEGPTTIHGVAHNRFKETDRITDLATELRKLGATIEEFDDGLKITPGPPRAATLKTYNDHRMAMSFAVAGLRAPGIQIKNPACTAKTYPEYFADLQRLTGQSHHWTAG; this is translated from the coding sequence ATGAGTGAGTCCTCGCAAACGACTGTCGAAGTTCAACCCAGCGGCCAGGTCAACGGATCGATCCGCCCGCCGGGATCCAAGAGTCTGACCAATCGGGCGCTGATCTGCGCCGCCTTGGCCCGTGGCACGACGCATCTGACTGGTGTTCTCCGCAGCGAGGATACCGAGGTGATGATCGATGCGCTGCGTCAGTTGGACGTGCGGATCGATCTCAGCCCCGATGGCCGCGTTGCCGATGTCAGCGGGATCGGCGGATCCGATGCCTCGCACAAGGCGGAGGTTTATGTCGCCAACAGCGGAACGACGATCCGGTTCCTGACGGCGATGCTCTCCGCGCTCGGCGGCAACTACCGTTTGCATGGCATCGACCGCATGCACCAGCGACCGATCGGCGATCTGTTGACGGCGATCAATCAGACCGGCGGTGGTGCCAGCAGCGAGCAAGGGGATGGATGCCCGCCGGTTCGCATCGACAGCCAGGGTTGGCAGGGGGGCAAGGTGACGGTCGGCGGGAATGTCTCCAGCCAATACCTCAGCGGAATCATGATGGCCGCACCGTTGAGTCGCAGCCCGTTGGAAATCCACGTTGAGGGCGAACTGGTGTCGCGTCCCTACGTTGATATGACGCTGGCGGTGATTCGATCCTTTGGCGTCGACGTGACCGAGACAACTCCGGGCGTCTTCGCGGTCCAGGCCCCCTGTGTCTACCAAGCTATCGAATATGACATCGAACCCGATGCCTCGGCGGCCAGTTATTTCTGGGCGGCTGCGGCGGTCAGCGGTGGAACGGTCAAAGTCGAAGGGCTGACGCGGGCGGCGCTGCAGGGAGACGTTGGTTTTGTCGACTGTCTGGCCAAGATGGGCTGCACCGTGACCGACGCACCCGATGGGATCACCGTCGCCGCCGGCGGCCCGCTGCGTGGGATCGATGTCGACATGAATCAGATCAGCGACACCGTGCAAACGCTGTCGGTGGTCGCGTTGTTTGCCGAGGGGCCGACGACGATTCACGGCGTCGCGCACAACCGCTTCAAGGAGACCGATCGGATCACCGACTTGGCGACCGAGTTGCGGAAATTGGGGGCGACGATCGAAGAATTTGACGATGGTCTGAAAATTACCCCAGGACCGCCGCGAGCGGCTACACTGAAGACCTACAACGATCACCGGATGGCGATGAGCTTTGCCGTTGCGGGGCTGCGTGCCCCAGGTATCCAGATCAAAAATCCGGCCTGCACCGCCAAAACGTACCCCGAGTACTTTGCCGATCTGCAGCGACTGACCGGGCAGAGCCATCATTGGACTGCAGGCTGA
- a CDS encoding sulfatase family protein codes for MKPQPHWRRPIFFALFTFVTVCSFGLTRSSHAADTTTPPNIVMLISDDQAWGDYSFMGHDAIQTPNLDRLAKQSVLFRRGYVPTALCRPSLLTLINGRYASQHGVTGNDPSPKYSKPGTPENDQQRAQLISYLDRFPTVPQILGRDGYLSMQSGKWWEGNYKHGGFTHGMTRGFPQPGGRHGDDGLKIGRAGMQPVTEFIDMAVEEKKPFYLWYAPFLPHTPHNPPKRILDKYTQPGRSASVAKYYAMCDWFDETCGQVIDHLDAKGLRENTLIVYVTDNGWIQDPNSSKYAARSKQTPYEGGIRTPIMFSWPGKLKPADREELCSSLDIVPTVLAAAGADVPANLPGLNLMPEMTSGEKIDRQQIFGESFAHDIADIENPEASLLFRWCIEGRWKLLLTYDGEVNRYQSTHPRTERRPQLFDLIADPAEEKNLAAENPAVVKRLADAIEAWYPVTQRKTQTTF; via the coding sequence ATGAAACCTCAACCCCATTGGCGTCGGCCGATCTTCTTCGCACTGTTTACATTTGTCACGGTTTGCAGCTTCGGTTTGACGCGATCGAGCCACGCGGCCGACACGACAACGCCGCCAAACATCGTGATGTTGATCTCCGACGATCAAGCTTGGGGCGACTACAGTTTTATGGGGCACGACGCGATCCAAACTCCCAATCTGGATCGGCTTGCCAAACAGAGCGTCTTGTTCCGGCGCGGTTATGTTCCGACCGCACTCTGCCGGCCTTCATTGCTCACCTTGATCAACGGTCGCTACGCGTCGCAACATGGCGTGACGGGAAACGATCCTTCGCCGAAATATTCCAAGCCAGGAACGCCTGAAAACGATCAACAACGCGCTCAACTGATCTCTTATCTCGACCGCTTCCCTACCGTCCCGCAGATCCTCGGCCGCGACGGCTACTTGAGCATGCAGTCGGGCAAGTGGTGGGAAGGGAACTACAAACACGGCGGGTTCACTCACGGGATGACTCGCGGTTTTCCGCAGCCCGGCGGTCGACATGGCGATGATGGACTGAAGATCGGTCGGGCTGGGATGCAACCGGTGACCGAATTTATCGACATGGCAGTCGAAGAGAAGAAGCCGTTTTATCTGTGGTACGCTCCCTTCCTGCCCCACACGCCACACAATCCGCCGAAGCGAATTTTGGACAAATACACGCAGCCCGGCCGTTCCGCGTCGGTGGCGAAATATTATGCGATGTGCGATTGGTTCGATGAGACCTGTGGCCAGGTGATCGATCATTTGGATGCGAAGGGATTGCGGGAAAATACGCTGATCGTCTACGTGACCGACAACGGTTGGATCCAAGATCCCAACAGCTCGAAATACGCAGCGCGATCGAAGCAGACACCATACGAAGGGGGCATCCGTACGCCGATCATGTTCTCTTGGCCTGGTAAATTGAAGCCGGCCGATCGGGAGGAACTGTGCAGCAGTTTGGATATCGTGCCGACAGTCTTGGCGGCGGCGGGAGCTGACGTGCCGGCCAATCTGCCAGGGCTGAACCTGATGCCTGAAATGACTAGCGGCGAGAAGATCGACCGCCAGCAGATCTTCGGTGAAAGCTTCGCGCACGATATCGCCGACATCGAAAATCCCGAGGCGTCGCTGCTGTTTCGCTGGTGCATCGAGGGGCGGTGGAAACTGTTGCTGACCTACGATGGCGAAGTGAATCGCTATCAATCGACCCATCCGCGGACCGAGCGGCGCCCGCAATTGTTCGATCTGATCGCCGATCCGGCAGAGGAGAAGAACCTGGCGGCGGAGAACCCAGCGGTTGTCAAGCGTCTTGCCGATGCGATCGAGGCATGGTATCCAGTAACCCAACGTAAGACACAAACCACGTTTTAA
- the queA gene encoding tRNA preQ1(34) S-adenosylmethionine ribosyltransferase-isomerase QueA, whose product MSELDLYDYQLPRELIAQHPLSQRADARLMVVDRRSGSIEHHYVRDLPSLVDPNDAMVFNDSRVIPARLVGLRTQTGGRWQGLFVRKDNETGLWEILSRTRGKLKVGEQITLEDRDARPVETLEVIARLPDGHLAVRPGSDGEPAELLERFGRVPLPPYIREGQMVDDDVKTYQTVFARDPGSIAAPTAGLHFTPELLKQLQAKGVQSHAVTLHVGIGTFRPVQTETLDEHEMHYEWASISAETAEKLNAARAAGGRVLAVGTTSVRTLETVAAENDQLVGWTGMTNLFVRPPYKFGAVDRMLTNFHLPKSTLLMLVSAFAGRELIMEAYAAAIAEEYRFFSYGDAMLII is encoded by the coding sequence GTGAGCGAACTCGATCTCTACGATTACCAGTTGCCTCGCGAGTTGATCGCGCAACATCCGCTGTCCCAACGCGCCGATGCCCGTTTGATGGTCGTCGACCGCCGCAGCGGATCGATCGAACATCATTACGTTCGCGATCTGCCGTCGCTGGTCGATCCGAACGACGCGATGGTCTTCAACGACAGCCGCGTGATTCCCGCGCGACTGGTCGGGTTGCGCACACAAACCGGCGGCCGTTGGCAGGGGCTGTTTGTCCGCAAAGACAATGAAACCGGGCTGTGGGAGATTCTCAGCCGGACTCGCGGCAAGCTGAAGGTGGGCGAGCAGATCACGTTGGAGGATCGCGACGCGCGACCTGTGGAGACTTTGGAAGTGATCGCCCGGCTGCCCGACGGGCACCTCGCGGTGCGTCCCGGCAGCGACGGCGAACCGGCTGAATTGTTGGAACGCTTCGGCCGCGTGCCGCTGCCTCCCTACATCCGCGAGGGGCAGATGGTCGATGACGACGTGAAGACCTATCAAACGGTCTTCGCTCGCGATCCCGGATCGATCGCCGCGCCAACGGCTGGGCTGCACTTCACCCCGGAACTGCTGAAGCAATTGCAGGCCAAGGGAGTTCAATCGCATGCGGTCACGCTGCACGTCGGGATCGGCACCTTCCGCCCCGTGCAAACCGAAACGCTCGACGAGCACGAGATGCATTACGAGTGGGCCAGCATCTCCGCCGAGACAGCCGAGAAATTGAACGCCGCGCGAGCTGCTGGCGGCCGCGTTCTGGCGGTCGGGACGACTTCGGTCCGGACGCTGGAAACCGTCGCTGCCGAAAACGATCAACTGGTTGGCTGGACTGGCATGACGAATCTGTTCGTCCGCCCGCCGTACAAGTTTGGAGCTGTCGATCGCATGCTCACCAACTTCCATCTTCCCAAGAGCACGCTGTTGATGCTGGTCAGTGCCTTCGCCGGACGCGAACTGATCATGGAAGCGTACGCCGCGGCGATTGCCGAAGAGTATCGCTTTTTCAGCTACGGCGACGCGATGCTGATTATCTAG
- a CDS encoding phosphoesterase, whose product MSTEEQILVIPTSVIEALGAFEGFEPDVDRYLKPLLASDQLSFQPRSQMEEDPSFKQLIPYVVLEWTDSDGQVHLFRYTRGSGQGEKRLHAKRSVGIGGHISSEDADSSDLYRTGMLRELNEELVIESKYEEQVVGLIYDPSTAVGRVHLGVVHLMKMESADVRNNESGLVDSGFAPLAELISQRDHFEIWSQLCLDHLYPQT is encoded by the coding sequence ATGAGTACAGAAGAGCAGATCCTTGTCATCCCGACTTCGGTGATCGAAGCGTTGGGAGCGTTTGAAGGCTTTGAGCCCGACGTCGACCGCTACCTGAAGCCGCTGTTGGCGAGCGACCAGTTGAGCTTTCAACCACGCAGCCAGATGGAAGAGGATCCGTCGTTCAAGCAATTGATTCCTTATGTCGTCTTGGAGTGGACCGATTCGGACGGCCAGGTGCATCTGTTTCGCTACACCCGTGGCAGCGGCCAAGGGGAAAAGCGATTGCACGCGAAGCGAAGCGTTGGGATCGGCGGGCACATCTCGTCGGAAGACGCCGACAGCAGCGACTTGTATCGGACCGGAATGCTGCGGGAATTGAACGAAGAACTGGTGATCGAATCGAAGTACGAAGAACAGGTCGTCGGTTTGATCTACGACCCGTCGACCGCTGTCGGCCGGGTTCACTTGGGGGTCGTCCACCTGATGAAAATGGAATCGGCCGACGTCCGGAACAACGAATCGGGGCTCGTCGATTCGGGCTTCGCACCGCTGGCGGAGCTGATCAGCCAACGCGACCATTTCGAAATCTGGTCCCAGTTGTGTCTGGATCATTTGTATCCGCAGACCTAG
- a CDS encoding Rpn family recombination-promoting nuclease/putative transposase, which produces MDDDESIHNPHDRFVRRLLGELDRVRDLVRWQLPAEVLAELDLESIRPAKESFVDIALREGLSDLVFDVKLSRGDDAFVVLLFEHKSTADPQTIFQVLRYIVGINDQRLRSGQPLCCVIPLVFYHGRSPWNVARTMQELVESPEPLRGFVPSFTMPLLDLSQCSDEELRGESVFLAYMALLKYIKRDELPERLPGILELFRKLLPPATALQSFETILRYIATGTDRVTKSQLVTIVQQALQVEGTSIMPTVAEQWKQEGRQEGEQKGRQEGRQEGRQEGRQEGRQEGRQEGRQEGRQEGRQEGEQKGELIGRILVMEEVLKRPPTPKEQLAGQDLQQLQLQADALYVELKGRQ; this is translated from the coding sequence ATGGATGATGACGAATCGATTCATAATCCGCACGATCGCTTTGTGCGGCGTTTGTTAGGCGAGCTGGATCGTGTTCGCGATCTCGTCCGTTGGCAACTGCCAGCGGAGGTTCTGGCGGAGCTGGATTTGGAGAGCATTCGACCGGCGAAGGAGTCGTTTGTCGACATCGCACTCCGCGAAGGACTCTCGGATCTGGTCTTCGATGTCAAACTGTCTCGGGGCGACGATGCTTTTGTGGTGTTGTTGTTCGAGCACAAATCGACAGCCGATCCGCAGACGATCTTCCAGGTGCTGCGATACATCGTCGGCATCAATGACCAGCGATTGCGGAGCGGTCAGCCGCTGTGCTGCGTGATTCCGCTGGTCTTCTACCACGGCCGCAGTCCTTGGAACGTTGCTCGGACCATGCAGGAACTGGTTGAATCGCCGGAGCCCCTGCGTGGTTTCGTTCCCAGTTTCACAATGCCGTTGCTCGATTTGAGCCAATGCAGCGACGAGGAATTGCGAGGCGAATCGGTATTCCTCGCTTACATGGCGCTGCTAAAATATATCAAGCGGGATGAGCTGCCCGAGCGGTTGCCAGGAATCTTAGAGCTGTTCAGGAAACTATTGCCACCGGCGACCGCCCTTCAAAGTTTCGAAACCATCTTACGTTACATCGCTACGGGGACCGACCGCGTTACCAAGTCGCAACTGGTCACAATCGTTCAACAGGCTCTTCAAGTAGAAGGAACATCGATCATGCCAACCGTCGCCGAACAATGGAAACAGGAAGGACGCCAGGAAGGCGAGCAGAAAGGACGCCAGGAAGGACGTCAGGAAGGACGCCAGGAAGGACGTCAGGAAGGACGTCAGGAAGGACGTCAGGAAGGACGTCAGGAAGGACGTCAGGAAGGACGTCAGGAAGGTGAGCAAAAAGGGGAATTGATCGGCCGGATTCTGGTCATGGAAGAGGTGCTCAAGCGACCTCCAACGCCCAAAGAGCAGTTGGCTGGTCAAGACTTGCAGCAGCTGCAACTCCAGGCAGACGCGCTGTATGTCGAGCTGAAAGGTCGGCAATAA